The nucleotide window TGCTATCGATGCCATGTTGGAGTTGTTTGTTCTTGGGACTGGGTGCCCAATTCCCGAGTCACAAACAAACCCCGACCATCGACCAATGCCAGTCAGTCAAGCGCAACTCATGTGGGCGGGCTCCTTAAGGCAATGCGGATGTAGGGCCCGAGCCCGGCACGGGATGCACAGCACCGTTGTGAACTATTCTTTTCAAGTGGCTCCTTCAGGAGTTGATTTGAATCGAGGCCTACGATTGCCGATGGGCGGTGATCGGCGTCGAGGACTAACCTGTCTGGAGACAGATCATGAGTCAGTATCAACGCTTATTACTGATCATCAACCCGCTCCTGCGTCATTCTCCTGCGATCAACCAGGCCGCTGCCGTGGCCAAGGCCAGCGGGGCGAGCTTGCACATTGCCGCGCTGATTCCGTCGTTGGACATTCTGTCGTTGCTTGAAGAAGGCGACCGGAAAATGGCTCGGGCAAGCTATCTGCAGGAACACCGCGACTGGCTCAAGGAGCAGGCGCAAAAGATGCAGGGCAGGGGGATCAAGGTCACCACCGAAGTCGCCTGGGCCGACAATATGCGCCAGGACATTCTTGATCACGTCACGGAAATGCAACCCGATCTGTTGATCAAGCAAGTGCAGCATGAGCCCGTGCTCAAGCGCGCGTTCTTTACGCCACTGGACTGGCGTTTGTTGCGCCATTGTCCGGTGCCGGTTTATCTGGTCGGTGCCGAAAGCCATGCCCTGCCGCAGAAGGTGGTGGCCGCGGTTGATGTTACAGATACAGAGCCTTCTAACAGCGAGCTCAATGACCGGATCATCCTGCAGGCTTCCAGCCTTGCGATGCAGTGCAATGCCGAGTTGCATCTGCTGTACGCGTGTGACATTTCGGCCGCTTTTCTGGCGGATATAGGCGGTGGTCTGCCGCTGGCGGAGCTGACCAGGGAGTTGCGCAGCGACCTGGAAACGTCATTTCTGAAGCTGGCCGCCCGGTTCGGTGTGCCCCCTGAGTGTCGGCATTTCATCATGGGGCAACCTGTCTCGGTGCTGAGTGAGTTCGCCCACGAGCATCAGGTGGATGTGGTGGTGATGGGCAGAGCTCAGTACAGGGGCCTGGAGAGGCTTCTCGGCAGCACGACGGAACATATTCTGTATCAGGTGCCTTGCAGCGTTCTGGCGGTGTAGTCACGAGCATCCTTGCCAAGGTTGGCTCGCCCGTTTTTGGGGCCCCGCCCCAGGGAGGTTTTCAGATGAATCATAGTCCTTCATTGCAAACCATCTTGCATGACCGGGTTGATGCCGGCCGAAGCCTGGTGGAGCCGTTGCGTAAATACGCTAAAAGAGCCGATGTCATCGTCCTGGCCTTACCCCGTGGCGGCGTCCCGGTCGCCTATGAAGTGGCCACGGCCCTGGAGGTTCGCCTGGACCTGATGCTGGTCCGCAAGCTGGGGGTGCCGTCCCACCAGGAGTTCGCCATGGGCGCCATTGCCAGCGGTGGCATACAGATCGTCAATGACGATGCGCTGCGGGCCAACGGTATCGATCAGCGCACGCTCGATGGCGTGGTTGCGCGGGAAACGCAGGAATTGTTGCGTCGCGAGCTCGTATACCGGGCCTCGCGCATGCCTGTGGCACTCAAGGATCAGGTGGTGATCCTGATCGATGATGGCCTGGCCACAGGGGCCACGATGATGGCCGCGATACAGTCCGTGCGCCTGCAAGCGCCGTCGCGCATTGTCGTTGCCGTGCCGGTGGCACCGCTTGAGACGGCAGAGGCGCTGCGTGACGAGGTGGACGAACTGATTTGCCCGCTCATCCCCGATTGGCTGATCTCGATCGGCCATTGGTACACCGACTTTACTCAGACGTCGGACGAAGAGGTCATCGATCTTTTGCGTCGGGCCTGGCAGAGAGAATCAGCGATGAAATGAGGCAAACTGCTGGCCCCCAGATCTGCGCTTCGTTGTCAAACTCGCTTTCTTTTCAGAAGGTTAGGCATTGGCGATATGCGGACTTTGGTGTGGATGGCTGCAACGTTTGTCC belongs to Pseudomonas sp. B21-015 and includes:
- a CDS encoding universal stress protein, whose translation is MSQYQRLLLIINPLLRHSPAINQAAAVAKASGASLHIAALIPSLDILSLLEEGDRKMARASYLQEHRDWLKEQAQKMQGRGIKVTTEVAWADNMRQDILDHVTEMQPDLLIKQVQHEPVLKRAFFTPLDWRLLRHCPVPVYLVGAESHALPQKVVAAVDVTDTEPSNSELNDRIILQASSLAMQCNAELHLLYACDISAAFLADIGGGLPLAELTRELRSDLETSFLKLAARFGVPPECRHFIMGQPVSVLSEFAHEHQVDVVVMGRAQYRGLERLLGSTTEHILYQVPCSVLAV
- a CDS encoding phosphoribosyltransferase, whose translation is MNHSPSLQTILHDRVDAGRSLVEPLRKYAKRADVIVLALPRGGVPVAYEVATALEVRLDLMLVRKLGVPSHQEFAMGAIASGGIQIVNDDALRANGIDQRTLDGVVARETQELLRRELVYRASRMPVALKDQVVILIDDGLATGATMMAAIQSVRLQAPSRIVVAVPVAPLETAEALRDEVDELICPLIPDWLISIGHWYTDFTQTSDEEVIDLLRRAWQRESAMK